A stretch of the Vulcanisaeta souniana JCM 11219 genome encodes the following:
- a CDS encoding cupin domain-containing protein, with translation MITGNINNVPLEDVSKLLRGTKGFYVQWLITKDHGSKYAVRRFVVKPGGTMPLHNHKYTEAVVILRGRLRVRTNGGVYEFSSGDFFFTGPYEPHAIENIGNDEAEFICVISYEDDMTLRPLE, from the coding sequence GTGATTACGGGTAATATCAATAATGTGCCCCTTGAGGACGTTTCAAAATTACTTAGAGGAACGAAGGGCTTCTATGTTCAATGGTTAATAACTAAGGACCATGGATCCAAATACGCAGTTAGGAGGTTTGTCGTTAAGCCTGGAGGGACCATGCCGCTCCATAATCATAAGTATACGGAGGCAGTCGTCATATTAAGAGGCAGACTCAGGGTTAGGACCAATGGGGGAGTTTATGAATTTAGTTCCGGTGATTTCTTCTTTACGGGGCCATACGAACCCCACGCAATTGAGAATATTGGTAATGATGAGGCGGAGTTTATATGCGTGATTTCCTATGAAGATGACATGACATTGAGGCCCTTGGAGTGA
- a CDS encoding glycosyltransferase: MVEATNDGLLDLVTVVIPTRDEVRGIGLVLDELIGVGVPRDGVLVVDGGSRDGTVDVALGYGVRVVQQEGRGKAAAIWTALKYVNTPYMLVMDGDYSYPAKYVLEMVEEITRSGADEVIGVRMPLPGSQGLIYRFGNRLLTWGFNLLFDTRLHDVLSGMYIVRVGSLRDAVAEVGGFSIEAHIAAHMVSTGRVIREIPIEYRPRVGEKKLGVKDGLRIFSDMVRLTTRYNPMLILFLLGAVLLIPGLILGAYVGYWYLFYGIKYYLKGLIAIMLTLIGLQFLGMAAMAIYMKRMEFRLRKAIESLRRD, encoded by the coding sequence ATGGTTGAGGCTACTAATGATGGGTTGTTGGATCTGGTCACTGTGGTAATACCCACGCGGGATGAGGTTAGGGGTATTGGGCTTGTTCTTGATGAGCTCATTGGGGTCGGTGTTCCCAGGGATGGTGTCCTCGTTGTTGATGGTGGTAGTAGGGATGGTACTGTGGATGTGGCCCTGGGGTATGGTGTTAGGGTTGTTCAGCAGGAGGGTAGGGGTAAGGCTGCGGCCATTTGGACGGCGCTTAAGTACGTTAATACGCCGTACATGCTTGTCATGGATGGTGACTACTCATATCCTGCTAAGTATGTTTTGGAAATGGTTGAGGAGATAACTAGGAGTGGGGCTGATGAGGTGATCGGTGTCAGGATGCCGTTACCCGGTAGTCAGGGTCTTATTTATAGGTTTGGTAATAGGTTGCTTACCTGGGGTTTCAATTTATTGTTTGACACGAGGCTTCACGATGTATTGAGCGGCATGTACATAGTCAGGGTTGGGTCCCTTAGGGATGCGGTTGCTGAGGTCGGTGGCTTCAGTATTGAGGCTCATATAGCGGCTCACATGGTTAGTACGGGCAGGGTTATCAGGGAGATACCCATTGAGTATAGGCCTAGGGTTGGTGAGAAGAAGCTTGGTGTGAAGGATGGGCTGAGGATATTCAGTGATATGGTGAGGCTAACCACGAGGTACAACCCAATGCTGATCCTATTCCTACTGGGCGCAGTACTGCTTATACCGGGGCTCATTCTCGGTGCCTATGTTGGTTATTGGTACTTGTTTTACGGCATTAAGTATTACCTGAAGGGCTTGATAGCCATAATGCTCACCCTCATAGGTCTACAATTCCTTGGTATGGCGGCCATGGCGATATATATGAAGAGGATGGAGTTTAGGCTGAGGAAGGCCATTGAGTCGCTACGCAGGGATTAA
- a CDS encoding pyridoxal phosphate-dependent aminotransferase, whose translation MNPINDYLKGTVKELQGEKAFTYLAKAREITERKGIKIISFGIGQPDLPTFDNIINAAKRALDEKFTGYTETEGIKELREAIADYLNYRYHAGVRPDEVIVTTGTKTAIFLAIAAYVRPGDEVIIPDPTYPAYPELTKLFGGKPIYVAMKFDPEDGFRLDLEAIENSITPRTKAIVINNPHNPTGAVFRPEEVTKLLEIAKDYKLLVVVDEIYDNFVYESSTFRGILELEPEWRNYVLYTNGFSKTFSMTGWRLGYLVASREVIDPIRKLAANTYSCPPSIAQRAGVEALRSEASWRSSRAMIELFRRRRDVMYEELRKIPGIDVWRSTGAFYMYPRVRKILDGLGMNVDQFADWLLENYGVVVLPGTAFSETNMGRDYVRLSFALDEELIKEGIDRLRKAVEK comes from the coding sequence ATGAATCCAATAAATGACTACCTCAAGGGCACCGTTAAGGAACTGCAGGGTGAAAAGGCCTTCACGTACCTCGCCAAGGCGCGTGAGATAACTGAGAGGAAGGGCATTAAGATCATTTCGTTCGGTATCGGCCAACCCGACCTACCAACCTTTGACAACATAATAAATGCGGCCAAGAGGGCCCTTGATGAGAAATTCACTGGGTATACAGAGACTGAGGGAATTAAAGAGCTTAGGGAGGCCATTGCCGACTACCTTAACTATAGGTACCACGCGGGTGTTAGGCCTGATGAGGTCATCGTGACCACGGGTACAAAGACGGCCATTTTCCTAGCCATAGCAGCCTACGTAAGGCCAGGTGACGAGGTAATAATACCAGACCCCACATACCCAGCCTACCCGGAGCTCACGAAGCTCTTTGGCGGTAAGCCCATTTATGTAGCCATGAAGTTTGATCCAGAGGACGGGTTTAGGCTGGACCTGGAGGCCATAGAGAATTCAATAACCCCAAGGACCAAGGCCATTGTGATAAACAATCCGCATAACCCAACGGGCGCCGTTTTCAGGCCTGAGGAGGTGACGAAACTCCTCGAGATAGCCAAGGACTATAAATTACTGGTTGTTGTTGATGAGATATATGACAACTTCGTGTATGAATCAAGTACCTTCAGGGGTATCCTAGAACTTGAGCCTGAATGGAGGAACTACGTATTGTATACTAACGGCTTTAGTAAGACGTTTTCAATGACTGGCTGGAGACTTGGTTACCTGGTGGCGAGTAGGGAGGTTATTGACCCAATAAGGAAGTTGGCAGCTAACACGTATAGTTGCCCACCGAGTATCGCCCAGAGGGCTGGTGTTGAGGCTCTGAGGAGTGAGGCATCTTGGAGGAGCTCTAGGGCGATGATTGAGTTATTCAGGAGAAGGAGGGACGTGATGTATGAGGAGTTGAGGAAAATACCAGGTATTGATGTCTGGAGGAGCACTGGCGCCTTCTATATGTACCCAAGGGTTAGGAAGATCCTTGATGGGTTGGGCATGAATGTTGATCAATTTGCCGATTGGCTTTTGGAGAATTACGGCGTCGTCGTACTACCGGGAACAGCATTCTCAGAGACTAACATGGGTAGAGACTACGTGAGATTAAGCTTTGCATTAGATGAGGAATTGATTAAGGAGGGAATTGACAGATTGAGAAAAGCCGTAGAGAAATAA
- a CDS encoding MBL fold metallo-hydrolase, whose protein sequence is MIIGINEKLNGLVYQLRIPMPMDPGYVFSYVIRVDNECIMIDAGYPSNDLLEPLVNRLREIPNCRLGMLFITHMHVDHIGLANELHNNLGLSVAMHRRDYEQVMKMNNRDFFMRDYEELLVYYGVPDTDMELLRSVINGISRRRRFSTVNPDVIINGDEERIDNIHVILTPGHSPGHISIILNEHNVAFTGDLVLPTITTHVGLTPINPGNPLLDYFKSLAKIRSMRPNCLYPGHEGDICNVNGRINELMDHRFSRLCEVLNILRNGALTIFEVARALRWMDNRDYLGLDPMNRYMALTETAALVKYLDYLGIIKAGNDNKYEIVKDVICNPQALIPSDLISP, encoded by the coding sequence ATGATTATAGGGATTAATGAGAAGCTTAATGGGTTGGTGTATCAATTGAGGATACCAATGCCCATGGATCCTGGTTATGTATTCTCATACGTGATTAGGGTAGATAATGAGTGCATAATGATAGATGCCGGGTACCCAAGCAATGATTTGCTGGAGCCCCTGGTCAATAGGTTGAGGGAGATACCTAATTGCAGGTTGGGTATGTTGTTCATAACCCATATGCACGTGGACCATATAGGCCTAGCCAACGAATTGCATAATAACCTTGGGCTAAGCGTTGCCATGCACAGGAGGGATTATGAGCAAGTCATGAAGATGAACAATAGGGACTTTTTCATGAGAGATTATGAGGAGTTGCTGGTTTATTACGGAGTCCCAGACACGGATATGGAATTACTCAGGTCTGTCATTAATGGGATATCCAGAAGAAGGAGGTTCAGTACAGTGAATCCTGATGTGATCATTAATGGAGACGAGGAAAGGATTGATAACATTCACGTAATACTAACGCCTGGGCATTCACCTGGCCACATTTCAATAATACTTAATGAACACAATGTAGCATTTACAGGTGACCTGGTACTACCGACAATAACGACACACGTCGGCTTAACACCAATAAATCCAGGAAACCCACTCCTTGATTACTTTAAGTCGTTGGCTAAGATACGCAGCATGAGACCGAATTGCCTGTACCCAGGTCATGAGGGCGATATATGCAATGTAAACGGGAGAATAAATGAACTCATGGATCATAGATTTTCGAGACTATGCGAGGTATTGAACATATTAAGGAATGGGGCGCTCACGATCTTTGAGGTGGCTAGGGCACTTAGGTGGATGGATAATAGGGATTACCTGGGCCTTGACCCTATGAACAGGTACATGGCACTAACCGAGACAGCGGCCCTCGTTAAGTACCTAGATTACCTGGGGATAATTAAGGCGGGTAATGACAATAAGTACGAGATTGTAAAAGACGTAATATGCAACCCACAGGCACTAATACCCAGTGATTTAATAAGTCCTTGA
- a CDS encoding MFS transporter, with protein sequence MRIRDIYLIGIASASFFMSYFSRLAWSIVSTYSTLRPTIIEDSVVFSLFFVGYVAVQVPAGLISDRVNPKYIVMVSLIGLAVSSAVSGIADAMWIEYVASLFMGLSAGWIYPATVKLLTINFGGPELPIAMGYYSIAWPLSIVLAGAVLPEVCVALGWRWSYYLIALASVIIALLYMPIGAEYHGNNAHGSLNLRLLRNRDVIVVSLSGFLFFMSYWAITLYAYKYFLSIGLSDYVAGLAYSLLALLGVPSTLIAGYIIRRLGVKGTLWIFEAIYGVLTMMLAVVTREIPLMILASLMGFIRFVITPANSTAVSRIGREMAGSVTGLANLFWQLSGTVAPAAASLILTRMNYQALWIIMGIIIMLSAVMYQLMLKVR encoded by the coding sequence ATGAGAATCAGGGACATTTACCTAATAGGGATTGCCTCCGCCTCTTTTTTCATGAGCTACTTCTCAAGGCTTGCCTGGAGCATAGTCTCGACATACTCAACATTAAGGCCAACAATCATTGAGGATAGTGTGGTCTTCTCACTATTCTTCGTTGGTTATGTTGCTGTTCAGGTACCTGCCGGCCTAATCTCCGATAGAGTTAACCCGAAGTACATCGTCATGGTGTCACTGATCGGCTTGGCAGTGTCATCAGCGGTATCCGGCATTGCCGATGCCATGTGGATTGAGTATGTGGCCAGCCTATTCATGGGCCTGAGCGCCGGGTGGATCTACCCAGCCACAGTGAAGTTACTGACGATAAACTTCGGAGGGCCCGAGTTACCCATAGCCATGGGTTACTACAGCATTGCCTGGCCGTTATCCATAGTGCTTGCCGGTGCCGTCTTGCCGGAGGTTTGCGTGGCCCTTGGTTGGAGGTGGAGTTATTACCTTATCGCCCTTGCCTCGGTGATCATAGCCCTACTGTACATGCCCATTGGTGCTGAGTATCATGGTAATAATGCGCATGGCTCATTAAACCTCAGGTTGTTGAGGAACAGGGACGTTATTGTGGTTAGCCTTTCTGGTTTTCTGTTCTTTATGTCGTACTGGGCAATAACACTATACGCCTACAAGTACTTCCTATCAATAGGGCTTAGTGATTATGTCGCTGGCCTCGCATACTCGCTGCTCGCATTGCTGGGTGTTCCCTCAACACTCATTGCGGGTTACATAATAAGGAGGCTGGGTGTTAAGGGTACATTATGGATATTTGAGGCGATCTACGGTGTATTGACCATGATGCTCGCCGTGGTGACCAGGGAAATACCACTAATGATTTTAGCCTCCTTAATGGGGTTCATTAGGTTTGTGATCACGCCGGCCAATTCAACGGCTGTGTCCAGGATAGGCAGGGAAATGGCTGGTAGCGTGACCGGCCTCGCAAACCTCTTTTGGCAGTTGAGCGGTACCGTTGCACCTGCTGCGGCATCATTAATACTGACTAGGATGAATTATCAAGCCCTATGGATCATCATGGGCATCATAATAATGCTATCAGCAGTAATGTACCAACTAATGCTAAAGGTAAGGTAA
- a CDS encoding APC family permease: protein MARQESRELRRNAAGFLGSLYNSLAGQAPAYSIAGGAALIMGSAYAAAPLAMLLTLLGVLAVVYSIFVLARRYPHAASFYAYVTNTINARTGFVNGIVYTVFYSIVGVGSVAIAFAYLGTEGIYAVTGHVINPLILLPIPIVLALVPAILGIRPSVRTEMTLTSIEIAVLLVFVILSFAANANRLSLIPFTVQGTFATTPTGVMAALSGGLIFAITYFMGFEVSTQISEEVRDPRKSVPTSTLWATVFMGILYILVTYAILLNIGYTQSAIGNFVSMAEGMGPNPVYTLIGHYLGTPGLVLFAVSVMISVFGCYLATLNATARMLYGMARDGLLPTWLAETHPRYKSPHKALYMGTAVAILTIVLAYMAAYVSGYVKPLELTYNAMEDAYAIDSLYYVLSLILVAAGALRLTTWGGRVAIGIGIAILAITFYYSITSTWYLAILVASIVLTVAVSYAINPRIRKIKVTACPYC, encoded by the coding sequence ATGGCAAGGCAGGAGAGTAGGGAGTTGAGGAGGAATGCCGCTGGGTTCCTTGGTTCTCTGTATAACTCACTGGCTGGGCAAGCTCCGGCCTACAGCATAGCTGGTGGTGCGGCCCTGATAATGGGTAGTGCATACGCAGCGGCGCCATTGGCCATGCTGCTCACACTGCTTGGTGTACTGGCGGTTGTTTATTCAATATTCGTGCTTGCCCGTAGGTACCCACATGCAGCCAGCTTCTATGCCTACGTGACTAATACAATAAATGCAAGAACAGGTTTTGTAAATGGTATAGTATACACCGTATTCTATAGCATTGTTGGCGTGGGTTCGGTTGCCATAGCCTTCGCATACCTCGGTACGGAGGGCATATACGCAGTAACGGGCCACGTGATAAACCCCCTGATCCTACTGCCAATACCCATAGTCCTTGCCCTAGTACCTGCCATTCTCGGAATAAGGCCCAGTGTTAGGACCGAGATGACGCTAACAAGCATTGAGATAGCCGTGCTATTGGTATTCGTAATACTCTCGTTCGCAGCAAACGCCAATAGGTTATCCCTAATCCCATTCACGGTGCAGGGGACCTTCGCGACAACGCCCACTGGCGTAATGGCTGCCTTATCCGGCGGCCTGATATTCGCAATAACCTACTTCATGGGTTTTGAGGTTAGTACGCAGATATCCGAGGAGGTTAGGGACCCAAGGAAGAGCGTGCCGACGAGTACGCTTTGGGCTACGGTATTCATGGGGATACTATACATACTGGTCACATACGCAATACTACTCAACATAGGCTACACGCAAAGCGCCATTGGTAACTTTGTGAGTATGGCTGAGGGCATGGGCCCGAACCCTGTCTACACCCTAATAGGGCATTACCTGGGCACCCCGGGCCTTGTGCTGTTCGCAGTAAGTGTCATGATTAGCGTGTTCGGGTGCTACCTAGCCACACTAAATGCTACGGCTAGAATGCTCTATGGAATGGCGAGGGACGGGTTACTACCCACGTGGCTAGCCGAAACGCACCCAAGGTATAAGAGCCCACATAAGGCTCTTTACATGGGTACAGCCGTGGCAATATTAACAATAGTGCTTGCCTATATGGCGGCGTACGTCAGTGGCTACGTCAAGCCCCTGGAACTAACCTACAATGCCATGGAGGACGCCTACGCCATAGACTCCCTATACTACGTACTAAGCCTGATACTCGTGGCTGCGGGGGCCCTGAGACTAACCACTTGGGGTGGCAGGGTAGCCATAGGCATTGGAATAGCGATACTCGCGATAACCTTCTACTACTCAATAACCAGTACTTGGTATCTAGCCATATTAGTAGCATCCATAGTCCTCACGGTGGCTGTTTCATACGCCATAAACCCCAGGATAAGGAAGATTAAGGTGACGGCGTGCCCATACTGCTAG
- a CDS encoding thymidylate kinase, with protein sequence MRHDRICLFGPDGSGKSTLARLLAQYLARGGYVRISWVRGSHMAASLLARFLALFPSMRGFDNPYYGISIPRSLRPLWWFLEFISVLPNWFFNFIMPGIYETVIGERGLLDFLVWVCVTTEPGFLRTLWGRATLALALRHCRNVFIIADLGTLIRRKGSEPTARSLPRQWVIYNVLARALNLGQVDTGSSAPVQSLIKLINELNTAKTTPHVLKSS encoded by the coding sequence ATGCGTCATGATAGGATATGCCTATTCGGACCCGATGGGTCTGGTAAGAGTACGCTGGCTCGATTGCTTGCTCAATACCTGGCGAGGGGTGGTTATGTTAGGATTTCCTGGGTCAGGGGCTCGCACATGGCGGCATCGCTGCTGGCCAGGTTCCTGGCATTATTCCCGAGTATGAGGGGTTTTGATAATCCTTATTACGGTATTTCAATACCGAGAAGCCTAAGGCCTCTTTGGTGGTTCCTGGAATTCATATCAGTATTACCCAATTGGTTCTTCAATTTCATAATGCCCGGCATTTATGAGACTGTGATTGGTGAGAGGGGGCTCCTGGACTTCCTGGTTTGGGTCTGTGTAACCACTGAGCCAGGTTTCCTCAGGACGCTGTGGGGAAGGGCGACACTGGCCTTGGCGCTTAGGCATTGCAGGAATGTGTTCATAATCGCAGACCTAGGGACACTGATTAGGCGCAAGGGCAGTGAACCAACCGCAAGGTCACTACCAAGGCAGTGGGTAATATATAACGTATTGGCCAGGGCTCTAAACCTGGGTCAAGTGGATACGGGTAGTAGTGCTCCAGTTCAGTCCCTAATCAAGTTAATAAATGAATTAAATACGGCCAAAACAACACCACATGTCCTAAAGTCCTCCTAA
- a CDS encoding serine hydrolase, with translation MDYGEIEEYVLSRMRETGIPGLSIGIISGNELSYARGFGFRNIERGLPATPRTIYGIGSITKSFTALAILKLVEEGKLDLQDPVDKYVPIKLNPTGVVTIHHLLTHSSGLPALGYAEAYINSVLGLESKWLPLATPEDVLTFMRSAADWAVAKPGERYFYLNEGYVILGLIIKKVSGMLYEDFVRERILRPLGMGRTYFTAEEVLRDPEVATGYIIDREGRHIPSGFPFGITSDGGILSSVIDMSRYVLMLINRGELNGVKVLSRESIEEAEGGYIDVPWKIIGDEKYGYGLIVSQGFYGRKLVEHSGNVGVYTADIAYIPSDGVGVIIMANAQGYSLSMMGIYVLGKLLGHEPSELRPFMMESITRELEGIYEAYGGTVRVSVRRQGNYLIMRSVTKYTEETTIFVPEEMRRDYARFYTLMNGARIPAEFFMDGGKTVLIYERFRFIKRE, from the coding sequence ATGGATTACGGAGAAATCGAAGAATACGTACTGAGTAGGATGAGGGAGACGGGAATACCCGGGCTTAGCATAGGTATTATCAGTGGAAATGAATTAAGTTATGCCAGGGGCTTCGGCTTCAGGAACATTGAAAGGGGATTACCAGCAACCCCGCGTACTATCTACGGAATTGGCTCAATAACGAAGTCCTTCACGGCATTAGCAATACTTAAACTTGTCGAGGAAGGAAAACTGGACCTTCAGGACCCAGTCGACAAGTACGTACCAATTAAATTAAACCCGACGGGCGTCGTAACCATACACCACCTACTAACACACAGCAGTGGTTTGCCGGCACTTGGCTATGCCGAAGCCTACATAAACAGTGTCCTTGGGCTCGAGAGCAAATGGTTACCACTGGCCACACCCGAAGATGTACTGACTTTCATGAGGAGCGCCGCCGATTGGGCTGTGGCTAAGCCCGGCGAGAGGTACTTTTACCTTAATGAGGGGTACGTAATATTAGGCTTAATTATTAAGAAGGTTAGTGGCATGTTGTATGAGGACTTCGTTAGGGAAAGAATACTAAGGCCACTTGGTATGGGTAGGACTTACTTTACTGCCGAGGAGGTTCTCAGGGACCCCGAGGTTGCGACTGGGTACATAATTGATAGGGAGGGTAGGCACATACCCAGTGGGTTCCCCTTTGGTATAACGTCTGACGGTGGAATATTGAGCAGCGTCATTGATATGAGTAGGTATGTATTAATGCTCATTAATAGGGGTGAACTCAATGGTGTTAAGGTACTGAGTAGGGAGTCAATTGAGGAGGCTGAGGGGGGTTACATCGATGTGCCTTGGAAAATAATCGGTGATGAGAAGTACGGCTATGGGTTAATAGTGAGCCAGGGCTTCTATGGAAGGAAGTTGGTTGAGCATAGTGGTAATGTTGGTGTTTATACTGCGGATATTGCATACATACCAAGTGATGGTGTCGGGGTCATCATAATGGCTAACGCCCAGGGCTACTCCCTATCAATGATGGGGATTTACGTACTAGGTAAATTACTCGGTCATGAACCAAGTGAGTTAAGGCCTTTTATGATGGAGAGTATTACTAGGGAACTTGAGGGCATTTATGAGGCCTATGGCGGTACCGTTAGGGTTTCAGTACGGAGACAGGGAAACTACCTAATAATGAGGAGCGTGACGAAGTACACGGAGGAGACGACAATATTCGTACCTGAGGAGATGAGGAGGGATTATGCCAGGTTCTATACATTAATGAATGGCGCCAGGATACCCGCCGAGTTCTTCATGGATGGTGGTAAAACGGTTCTCATTTATGAAAGGTTTAGATTTATAAAGCGAGAATGA
- a CDS encoding purine-cytosine permease family protein gives MASIMEKLGIEHIPDSMRHGSTAYQFTLWFAGNLTVADYALGPILYALGLPIPWLILALVLGNIIGGLLVGLLAAMGPAYGYPQIMISRAAYGRVGNLPFAVANWVSTLGWFSVNAIIGGYIINYVDPRIPLYAAILITVATQFIIALFGYDIIHRSEYVLSIILGVMFAVSLALALTKPHLLTTYARTASFNPFNFAIALATVFSYIMSWGPYASDYSRYLPENTSRSKIIVYAALGGVLASLWSEVVGFAVSVATGNTSGLPTVLVQFMGNYGVAYAIIAVIALFLGALAANVLNIYTNSLSALAIYNRAKRWQALAAGVLVGAVMAMLGGLNFVGYYEGFLLFLDYWITPWIGILLVMFYVNKARDWRLVENGPRVVWRALLAYVIGLLLSVPFMNLNAATSGLIPYVGPIANTLGGADISYFVSFIAASIIYLVLMGGNKGHQ, from the coding sequence ATGGCATCAATAATGGAGAAACTCGGTATAGAGCACATACCGGACTCCATGAGGCATGGCAGCACGGCTTACCAATTCACACTGTGGTTCGCGGGTAACCTAACCGTGGCTGACTACGCCCTTGGCCCAATACTATATGCGCTAGGCCTGCCAATACCCTGGTTAATACTGGCCCTGGTCCTTGGTAATATAATCGGCGGTTTACTGGTCGGTTTACTGGCGGCCATGGGACCCGCCTATGGTTATCCACAGATAATGATCTCTAGGGCAGCCTACGGTAGGGTCGGCAACCTACCCTTCGCAGTGGCCAATTGGGTCAGTACACTTGGCTGGTTCTCGGTTAATGCGATAATCGGCGGTTACATAATCAATTACGTGGATCCACGAATACCACTATATGCCGCGATCCTCATAACCGTAGCCACCCAATTCATAATAGCGCTATTTGGTTACGACATAATACACAGATCCGAGTACGTGTTATCCATAATACTAGGCGTAATGTTCGCGGTCTCCCTAGCCCTCGCATTAACCAAGCCGCACCTACTAACAACCTACGCCAGGACTGCGTCCTTCAACCCATTTAACTTCGCAATAGCCTTGGCCACGGTGTTCAGCTACATAATGTCCTGGGGCCCGTACGCCAGCGACTACTCGCGCTACCTGCCCGAGAACACCAGTAGGTCGAAGATAATAGTCTACGCGGCCCTGGGCGGCGTATTGGCAAGCCTATGGAGTGAGGTCGTAGGCTTCGCGGTCAGCGTGGCGACAGGGAATACCAGCGGTTTACCAACCGTGCTTGTCCAGTTCATGGGCAATTACGGGGTTGCCTACGCCATAATAGCCGTGATAGCCCTATTCCTAGGCGCACTGGCGGCTAACGTACTCAACATATACACCAACTCCCTATCAGCCCTGGCAATATACAACAGGGCGAAGAGGTGGCAGGCCCTAGCGGCCGGCGTGCTCGTTGGTGCCGTGATGGCCATGCTCGGTGGATTAAACTTCGTGGGTTACTACGAGGGTTTCCTACTATTCCTAGACTACTGGATAACGCCTTGGATTGGTATACTACTGGTGATGTTCTATGTAAATAAAGCCAGGGACTGGAGGTTGGTGGAGAATGGACCAAGGGTTGTATGGAGGGCATTGCTGGCTTACGTAATTGGTCTATTGCTCTCCGTACCATTCATGAACCTGAACGCAGCAACAAGTGGTTTAATACCATATGTAGGCCCGATTGCCAATACCCTTGGTGGCGCTGACATTAGTTACTTCGTGTCATTTATTGCCGCGTCAATAATATACCTAGTTCTCATGGGTGGGAATAAAGGTCATCAATGA
- a CDS encoding IS200/IS605 family accessory protein TnpB-related protein has protein sequence MEKLYKLSGFAKLKKLSKTLKRTVVLEGWTNRTGRQALGEITEAYRSMLQEMLDYAVENGASQSTLHRVFYHRFREQYPWLPTRVIKSCYRDAVRRARSFRRLRRKGLAKTDKPSVRSVTITYSDSQDWRLVNGTIELRTHRGWVKIHLRYHRQLIRCLYGGWRLSSELKLRLAGKRVIIYLTFTRDFTVSYDPGNVVAVDINEDNVTVALFKEGRLVDVYRIETNLGRIVIAYAERRRRITRGKSTKVREVVKALRKLREEERKNDIVYKTARIIEEIAKENNAVVVVGNVRRGKRKLVDRAEKSTIRHRIHQWGVATLVRVLSEKPIHVVEVSEAYTSTIDPFTGKPILNYTPSMIRIAVRGSRKVRVIKVRLRLARVGNGLILDRDVVGAINIGLRYLTSGGSPMALGSTGPHEVRVKLMNPHRGPTPLTVLKLTKSN, from the coding sequence GTGGAGAAGCTGTATAAACTTAGTGGGTTCGCTAAGTTGAAGAAGTTGTCAAAGACCCTTAAGAGAACAGTAGTGTTAGAGGGATGGACTAACAGGACTGGTAGACAAGCTCTCGGAGAAATTACTGAAGCATATAGAAGTATGCTACAGGAAATGCTTGACTACGCCGTGGAGAATGGGGCCTCACAATCAACACTGCACAGAGTCTTCTACCACAGGTTTCGTGAACAATACCCATGGCTACCCACTAGGGTCATCAAGAGTTGCTATAGGGATGCTGTTAGGAGGGCTAGGTCGTTCAGGAGGTTGAGGAGGAAGGGGTTGGCTAAAACAGATAAGCCGAGTGTTAGGAGTGTGACGATTACGTACTCTGACTCGCAGGACTGGAGATTAGTGAATGGGACTATTGAGTTGAGGACGCATAGGGGTTGGGTTAAGATTCACCTGAGGTACCATAGGCAGTTAATTAGGTGCCTCTACGGTGGCTGGAGACTCTCCAGTGAATTAAAACTAAGGTTAGCCGGTAAGAGGGTTATCATTTACCTAACCTTCACTAGGGATTTCACTGTTTCCTACGATCCTGGAAATGTTGTTGCTGTGGATATCAATGAGGATAACGTGACAGTCGCCCTATTCAAGGAGGGTAGGCTAGTTGACGTGTATAGGATCGAGACTAACCTTGGGAGGATCGTGATAGCCTACGCCGAGAGGAGAAGAAGGATAACCAGGGGAAAGTCCACTAAGGTTAGGGAGGTTGTGAAGGCCCTCAGGAAACTCAGGGAAGAGGAGAGGAAGAACGACATAGTCTATAAGACCGCCAGGATAATTGAGGAGATTGCGAAGGAGAATAACGCGGTCGTAGTTGTGGGCAACGTCCGCAGGGGCAAGAGGAAGCTTGTTGATAGAGCCGAAAAGAGCACTATAAGACACAGAATCCACCAGTGGGGTGTGGCTACCTTAGTGAGGGTGCTTAGTGAGAAGCCAATACACGTTGTTGAGGTTTCTGAGGCATACACATCAACTATAGACCCATTTACAGGTAAACCCATCCTTAATTACACTCCCTCGATGATCCGCATTGCGGTGAGGGGGAGTAGGAAGGTGAGGGTTATCAAGGTGAGGCTTAGGCTGGCTAGGGTTGGCAATGGGTTAATCCTCGATAGGGACGTGGTTGGAGCAATAAACATTGGGCTAAGGTACCTAACCTCAGGTGGGAGCCCAATGGCGTTGGGCTCGACAGGGCCCCATGAGGTGCGGGTGAAGCTAATGAACCCGCACAGAGGGCCAACCCCACTCACGGTACTAAAACTAACGAAAAGTAACTAA